Proteins from a single region of Dasypus novemcinctus isolate mDasNov1 chromosome 16, mDasNov1.1.hap2, whole genome shotgun sequence:
- the LOC101435967 gene encoding olfactory receptor 5V1-like, producing the protein MDIYNLTTTDFFLLGLSDLAEVRYPFIVALAVIYQVTLLANGAILLAIGTEKKLHTPMYYFLANLSLLDIFCPSVTVPKMLDNFLTEKQSISFVGCALQLYFLVALAGTEVLLLAIMAYDRYVAICFPLRYTLIMTKVRCAQLTTGTWAAGFLHSLLHTVFTFRLSFCKSHQVNQYYCDVPPVVALSCSSTYMAEMLVLVVGGILAITAFLITFISYIYIISTILKIPSSEGKRKAFSTCASHLLVVSLFYGTIIFTYIRPSSSKHSPGRDRLISMLYAIFTPILNPIIYSLRNTEVKEALKRLYVIKHDYSKRNIDKALI; encoded by the coding sequence atgGATATCTACAATCTCACCACCACGGACTTTTTCCTCTTGGGGCTCTCTGATCTTGCTGAGGTGCGCTATCCTTTCATTGTGGCTTTGGCTGTCATCTACCAGGTCACCTTGTTGGCAAACGGTGCCATTCTCCTGGCCATTGGGACTGAGAAAAAGCTACACACACCCATGTATTACTTCTTGGCAAATTTGTCCCTCTTAGACATATTCTGCCCTTCAGTTACTGTTCCCAAGATGCTTGACAACTTCCTAACTGAGAAGCAGAGCATTTCTTTTGTTGGGTGTGCTTTGCAACTCTATTTTCTCGTGGCACTGGCAGGAACTGAGGTCCTCCTTCTCGCCATCATGGCTTATGACCGGTATGTGGCCATATGTTTCCCGCTTCGCTACACCCTCATCATGACCAAGGTACGCTGTGCCCAGCTGACGACTGGAACCTGGGCAGCAGGGTTTCTTCACTCCCTTCTGCATACGGTGTTCACCTTCCGCCTGTCTTTCTGTAAGTCCCATCAGGTTAACCAGTATTATTGCGACGTCCCGCCAGTGGTGGCGCTCTCCTGTTCCTCCACGTATATGGCAGAGATGCTTGTTTTAGTGGTAGGAGGGATCTTAGCTATCACTGCCTTTCTGATCACCTTTATTTCTTATATCTACATCATATCCACCATCCTTAAGATCCCATCATCTGAAGGGAAGCGCAAAGCCTTCTCCACATGCGCTTCCCATCTCCTTGTCGTTAGTCTGTTTTATGGCACAATAATATTCACCTATATCCGTCCTTCCTCCAGTAAACACTCCCCAGGCAGAGACAGGCTCATCTCCATGCTGTATGCGATTTTCACCCCAATATTAAACCCCATCATCTACAGCTTGAGAAACACAGAAGTTAAAGAAGCACTCAAAAGGCTTTATGTCATAAAACATGATTACAGCAAGCGTAATATTGACAAGGCCCTTATTTAG